The following nucleotide sequence is from Archocentrus centrarchus isolate MPI-CPG fArcCen1 chromosome 6, fArcCen1, whole genome shotgun sequence.
TAACCAGCTTGAGTGGGTGTTAAGAAATGCTTGTTGGCCCTCTCTCCTCTTGGTTCTTTCCTGCCTCCCACTCCAGCTGGGAAGGCCTGCTTATTTCAACAGTGTCTTGCTTCATTTATGGAGTGTTTTAGAGCTGACAACAGCAGCCATAAATACATAACAGTGGAATGCCACATGATAAACCACAAACAATCAAGCAAATAAGGAAGTCTATTAGTTCTGCATAATTTCAATAGCTGTGGGGCTATTTTCTATTACATATAGCCTAAAATTCTCACTACTGGTGGCAATCGAAAACacaccatttttaaaaacccAAACACTGTACTTCCACAGGCTTGTACCCACTCTCTAGTATGGCTATatgtacagcaaaaaaaaaaaagaaaaaaaaaaaaagaaaaacaggttgTACATTACATTCACCTGTAACTACGTAAGTCAATTCAATGAACGCATCACGAACAAAAGGTGGAGTCTTTCCTAAATCTTGAGTCACAGATAAGCAGCACATGGACACTGACAATATAACCGAAGCTCAAAACAATACTTTGCTTAGCTGTACACACTGCATTCACAGTAATACCCCATGTTCAGATGTGGCTGTAGCTATGGCAACTAAGTAAACTTAACCACTACACAGTCAGAGGAGGATGATGAGTCATCTGAAGACTATTTGTCTAGTTTGTGGAAGGATCTGCCCTGTAGATTACACTGTGGTCCATGAGGGAAGGAAATGAGAAAAgtccccacttttttttttgttttttttttaaattggaaaAATTATATGCTGGCCATTTCCTTGGCAACCAAGTTGAAAAACAAAAGGCCAAAGGGTGACTCCTTTAGCTCCACTTAGACCCATGCGGGGAACACAGCCATGGTCATTTTAAAAGAACCTAGAAAGAAAAAGTTTCAAAGGAACAGGGATTAAAAACCTTACCTACGTAAGATACTGTGCTGGAGTGCAGCAATGTCTCTGTCCACAGCTGGCATACCTCACTGCTGGTTAGGCACTCAACACCATAACACAACTGGTACTCCAGCTTAGGAATGACATGCACTGGTACAAACTATTGGGACAGATCAcatgttaacatttaaaaaaaaactcttaggACATTCTGGAGGGCGTATATGTCCGGCATTAACACGTATACCTGGTTTTGGCTGCTGCCTACTTTTCTCGTATGGGTCAGAGAGACAGAGCTGCGCACCATGAGTAACAAGTCTTGCAGACTGTAGAGCTTATAGAACAGGTTGCCCTCAACAGGAGCCTCGTAATCTTGTTCATCTTCTGTAGTCGCCTGCAGATCTTGTGAAAGCAGCTCTGAGGgatcaataaagcagcaggaaGTCAGTAAAACATTGTATGTTAATCATGTCAAACACAAATTAATCCAAAATATGAAACTCGATCAACACTAACTTTTGTGCTCGTTAGTGTTGGCTGAAGACTGGTGGGGAACAACACAGGTTTCACCATCCTTGTTCTGGTTCCTCTCCAAAAATGAAGACACACAAGGCTTAACCAGGGATGTTGAATGAGAGTGAACTGATGgtgctaaacatggtgtgggtGACTTGGCGGAGCATTTGGCTATTTCGTTGGCAGACTTGAACATGGCTGTCTGCATGCGCAGGATCTCACTTAGTTGGTCCCCAGAGTCCTTTGCTCTTTTGGGTTGCCGCTTGCCCCTTGTAGCCTTTTGTGGGGTAGATGTATTTGAACTTACTGGGGTGGACTCAGAAGTAGGGACAACTGGGGAGCATGTTGTAGTTTGAGTTTTACTGTGTTTTGGGCCAGTGTTCACTGGAGACACCGAATCATCAATGACCAGTTTCTCATCATCCGAGTCCTCTATAAAAGCTAGGTCCTCATCGCTTTGCAGGGCAGGGTCTCGTCTCGTTTGCTCAGTCACTGGTTGAATAGGCTCACTCAAAACCTGCTGTGCTGGCTCTGATCTAggatcatttgtttttgttgaggAGCTGCTCATCTCTTCTTGTGAAATGCTACTAACAGGAACACAATGCTCACTCAATGTTTTAATCTTATTTGAAAGTGGAGAACTTGTATCTTTTTGACCTTTAACATATCCGTCCTGTTCACTCTGGATCTTCTTACACTGTGATGTCTCTCCAAACGTCTCCAGGTCAGTGAGGTCCATCTCAAAATCTACACAACTGCTTTCCACAGAAACTACGTTTCTCTGGGAGGTTTTCTAATTTagaaaaagaagaatagttGCTCTGGTGAAACAAGACTAAATATAAACAACACATTAAGAATCAAGTTAATCTGCAAATAAACATACCGGTGAAAGTTTCTGCTCATTTACAGGAAGCTCTGTCATCAAATGGAACACATTTCTACTTCCATCATTCTTGATGGACCGCTTCAAACTCTCTTCATGGTAGATATGACTCCTTTCTCTCACTGTCATTTCAGTCTTCAGGAGGGGTGAGTCTATGTACACAGTCTTCTTGTGACTACTGACTATAAATAAGATAAAAGAACAATGTGAAATAGTGCCAACATCAGGCCATATAACATCAATACACAAGGCTGCCTAATGCCTGGTTTATGGTCACCACATTGGTTGTGTTGTGCAACCACAGGCATGTTGCCGTTTATGCTGGTCCACCAGACTCACTGCAGACACCACTCTGAAAAGACCTCAattcaaattcagttttatttatataatcccAAATCACAActaacagtcatctcaaggtactttatattgaAAAGtaacacaataattacagagaaaacccaacagtcaaaacaaccccctatgagcaagcacttggtgacagtgggaaggaaaaactcccttttaacaggaagaaacctcccacagaaccaggctcagggaggggcagtcatctgaggcgaccggttgggggtgaggtgAGGGAGACGGAACAAAACACATGCTGTCGCTGTACACGTCAACACTGGTGTAGGAGTAGAAGATAttgaaagaagaagcaaaaagttcttcctgattttttttttttttagataaagtCGTGTCATTTCAAGCTGCTACAGCATCGCCATCTGTATAAATCTATGTTCAAATCTCTGAGCTCCTGTACTGACATACTGAAAACGGACCAACACGAGTGCCATGCtacaaaaacagaactgaagTGCACAACAAGCCAAAATTACACTTAAGTGCGGTACATGCACAGCAGTGATGTCAGTTTTGCAGTGAGGCACTGTCCATGAGGGTGTCAACGTTGAGCATAAACCAGGTGTCAGATTTCTTTACTGTTACAAATGCTATACATTTCATAAACTTGATGTCTCAACTCTCAAAGCAAGTATACACACTCCTcacctgaaatgtaaaaaaaatgcctACAatattgactttttaaaaaatgtaaacatgtcaCCACCAAGCAGCACTTTAAAATACACTGGTCACTGTTACAAAGTGAGCTAAAGGTACACAGATTTAGGTACACAAATTTAAGTGGCTCTAATTAAGCTTACTCCCACTTTGACAACTGATGGTGCTGTACCTTttcctgggtttaattttacCCAAACGGGAAGTTCCCATTGCTCCACAAAGTCAGGGCCATGGTTGTCCAGCAGCCTGACCAAAGCATCTCGAGTCAAACAGACATGAGGCTCATAACAAGCACACAGCTTCTCAGCATTCCCATCATCACTGATAGTCTGgatagagggagaaaaaaaaaaaaagtaggtcACAGTACCAGAAAATCTTCTGTATCAGTCAAATAAATACAAGTGG
It contains:
- the ice2 gene encoding little elongation complex subunit 2 isoform X1; its protein translation is MEPVWEDPPVTEGLFFTRDVYDKYSLAPHIRDLWAFLQGPVENAKTKQECDDGAAKASCSSSTEEATEFKDNSCVSSQVSCWDSCDSEDSCADKADESTEDFEDTKKSEAELKQIKNDAAFPEPRMPYPCLSKVSSKQQEAYLGFLMSKKTRVPPQVLSARVNNEVMHFMNYLQDVASMCADDYNFISQGAMQYSENFLRSCLECIRTLPQFYQIHEMTSLTGGTFNPGLMLTFEKQLLTLGSVNITDHKIVPDDAQLASDYQSVSSENPPAKKAKDMHATISDDGNAEKLCACYEPHVCLTRDALVRLLDNHGPDFVEQWELPVWVKLNPGKVSSHKKTVYIDSPLLKTEMTVRERSHIYHEESLKRSIKNDGSRNVFHLMTELPVNEQKLSPKTSQRNVVSVESSCVDFEMDLTDLETFGETSQCKKIQSEQDGYVKGQKDTSSPLSNKIKTLSEHCVPVSSISQEEMSSSSTKTNDPRSEPAQQVLSEPIQPVTEQTRRDPALQSDEDLAFIEDSDDEKLVIDDSVSPVNTGPKHSKTQTTTCSPVVPTSESTPVSSNTSTPQKATRGKRQPKRAKDSGDQLSEILRMQTAMFKSANEIAKCSAKSPTPCLAPSVHSHSTSLVKPCVSSFLERNQNKDGETCVVPHQSSANTNEHKKLLSQDLQATTEDEQDYEAPVEGNLFYKLYSLQDLLLMVRSSVSLTHTRKVGSSQNQFVPVHVIPKLEYQLCYGVECLTSSEVCQLWTETLLHSSTVSYVAHINAYTSKVALLRKLPDDWKQNISCGFKLSKSLNILHHLLKKLAGLEEGRYLIAHKSGEPFVTILKAENGQVSRGAYNLHQVHSSVPQPPASGFVPWIPVDPAVVLPFHLQHGRVPCTFPPTPILKKTQHGSHCQGAEQSESNPNGGGKKKHVRKKRAAKRNAYIKKLIQKSV
- the ice2 gene encoding little elongation complex subunit 2 isoform X2, with the translated sequence MEPVWEDPPVTEGLFFTRDVYDKYSLAPHIRDLWAFLQGPVENAKTKQECDDGAAKASCSSSTEEATEFKDNSCVSSQVSCWDSCDSEDSCADKADESTEDFEDTKKSEAELKQIKNDAAFPEPRMPYPCLSKVSSKQQEAYLGFLMSKKTRVPPQVLSARVNNEVMHFMNYLQDVASMCADDYNFISQGAMQYSENFLRSCLECIRTLPQFYQIHEMTSLTGGTFNPGLMLTFEKQLLTLGSVNITDHKIVPDDAQLASDYQSVSSENPPAKKAKDMHATISDDGNAEKLCACYEPHVCLTRDALVRLLDNHGPDFVEQWELPVWVKLNPGKVSSHKKTVYIDSPLLKTEMTVRERSHIYHEESLKRSIKNDGSRNVFHLMTELPVNEQKLSPKTSQRNVVSVESSCVDFEMDLTDLETFGETSQCKKIQSEQDGYVKGQKDTSSPLSNKIKTLSEHCVPVSSISQEEMSSSSTKTNDPRSEPAQQVLSEPIQPVTEQTRRDPALQSDEDLAFIEDSDDEKLVIDDSVSPVNTGPKHSKTQTTTCSPVVPTSESTPVSSNTSTPQKATRGKRQPKRAKDSGDQLSEILRMQTAMFKSANEIAKCSAKSPTPCLAPSVHSHSTSLVKPCVSSFLERNQNKDGETCVVPHQSSANTNEHKKLLSQDLQATTEDEQDYEAPVEGNLFYKLYSLQDLLLMVRSSVSLTHTRKVGSSQNQFVPVHVIPKLEYQLCYGVECLTSSEVCQLWTETLLHSSTVSYVG